In Pedobacter heparinus DSM 2366, the following are encoded in one genomic region:
- a CDS encoding Crp/Fnr family transcriptional regulator: MPKRKLITYLNKKYPISEGLKILLENEGTLDLTSSKKGTSLLIPRMNVHEVHYLISGMCKAFWLNEDNEEEIFQIWTADSLILLLEVFFAGHKNTTVHIVMLEDSELITITKVQLDEMEMVYPEMKKVMERIRAEILELRNLQLRILMKKEGERYALFYDMFPELRARLTNKDIGAFLGICQSTLGNCKKSRLLKDRSKKKSR; the protein is encoded by the coding sequence ATGCCTAAACGCAAACTTATCACTTATTTAAATAAAAAATATCCAATTAGCGAAGGGTTAAAAATCCTTTTAGAAAATGAGGGAACACTGGATTTGACAAGCTCAAAAAAGGGAACTTCGCTTTTGATACCCAGAATGAATGTACATGAAGTACATTACCTTATTTCAGGAATGTGCAAGGCCTTTTGGCTAAATGAAGATAATGAAGAAGAGATTTTCCAGATATGGACAGCAGATAGCCTGATCTTGTTATTGGAAGTATTTTTTGCCGGGCACAAAAATACGACTGTACATATTGTAATGCTGGAGGATAGTGAACTGATAACCATTACCAAAGTGCAACTGGATGAGATGGAGATGGTATATCCCGAAATGAAGAAAGTGATGGAAAGGATTAGGGCTGAAATTTTGGAGCTGCGAAACCTGCAGCTGCGGATTTTGATGAAGAAAGAAGGGGAGCGGTATGCACTTTTTTACGACATGTTTCCGGAATTGCGTGCCCGATTGACGAATAAGGACATTGGGGCCTTTTTGGGTATTTGCCAAAGCACATTGGGCAATTGCAAAAAGAGCAGGCTGTTAAAGGACAGGAGTAAGAAGAAGAGCAGATGA